The following proteins come from a genomic window of Megalobrama amblycephala isolate DHTTF-2021 linkage group LG1, ASM1881202v1, whole genome shotgun sequence:
- the LOC125244894 gene encoding uncharacterized protein LOC125244894 produces MATRAAYFSPSEAQILMEAYEEVKDIIKKKGNTATVIKQREKAWQSIADRLNALNMNGPKRTWQQVKIKYKNILQNAVKKNTHRQGTGGGSPKADLTPAEDMALELNKGRPVLEGIPGGKETSIGSSQDATRFIQVSGSTVFLLEPPAQAPDDADPGESPSAAATAHDGDDDEEETISVDSRRHEDPDAIQWENQPGNISSQAIRKLYGNHLRRQIELADIDIQYKKKKIENLALESEIKKRTIRKLDLEIKKLERELQEDDTAQNKN; encoded by the exons ATGGCAACTAGAGCCGCGTACTTTTCCCCATCGGAAGCACAAATCCTCATGGAGGCATACGAGGAGGTAAAAGATATAATTAAGAAGAAAGGCAACACCGCCACAGTGATAAAGCAAAGAGAAAAAGCGTGGCAAAGTATTGCAGACCGCCTGAATGC ATTAAACATGAACGGGCCAAAACGGACATGGCAGCAGGTCAAAATCAAATACAAGAACATTCTGCAGAATG CAGTGAAAAAGAATACCCACAGACAAGGCACGGGTGGTGGGTCACCAAAGGCTGACCTTACCCCAGCAGAGGACATGGCCTTGGAGCTAAATAAAGGCAGGCCCGTCTTAGAGGGGATCCCTGGGGGGAAAGAGACGAGCATAGGTTCCTCCCAAGATGCCACCCGCTTCATTCAAG TGTCTGGCAGCACTGTGTTCCTGTTAGAGCCACCAGCACAAGCACCAGACGATGCTGATCCA GGTGAAAGCCCCAGTGCAGCAGCAACAGCACATGATGGAGACGATGATGAGGAGGAGACCATCTCTGTGGATTCCAGAAGGCATGAG GACCCAGATGCTATACAGTGGGAAAACCAGCCTGGCAACATA AGCTCACAAGCTATCAGAAAGTTGTATGGCAACCACCTCCGGCGCCAAATAGAACTGGCAGACATAGACATTCAGTACAAGAAGAAAAAGATAGAAAATCTTGCACTGGAGTCCGAAATAAAAAAGAGGACAATTAGGAAACTGGACcttgaaataaaaaaacttgAGAGGGAG CTCCAAGAAGATGACACagctcaaaataaaaattag
- the LOC125244651 gene encoding putative nuclease HARBI1, with translation MKAQNCVFLSALTMACPFLRDVVDEEALVLRRAFRRERVFRDRLDPLAFPDDHLYERYRFSADGIRYLCRLLGPRIKHRTARSHALSVEQMVCVALRFFASGAFLYSVGDAEQLNKATICRTIRSVCLAIKALADVFISFPGHRRLCDMKEEFYRIAGFPNVIGAVDCTHIRIKAPSGAHEADFVNRKSFHSINVQMVCNADCVISNVVAKWPGSVHNSRIFQASEIYQCLSQGEFSGVLLGDRGYGCQPFLLTPFTDPQEAQQAYNHAHARTRARVEMTFGLLKARFHCLHKLRVNPVRACDITVACAVLHNVACLRKERAPRVPPAMDWDNPAIFPDDDSGRLLRDQYVLNYFS, from the exons ATGAAGGCCCAAAATTGTGTGTTCCTTTCTGCTCTGACAATGGCATGCCCATTCTTGCGAGATGTGGTGGATGAAGAAGCACTTGTGCTGAGGAGAGCCTTCAGGCGAGAAAGGGTCTTCAGGGACCGGTTGGACCCACTGGCCTTCCCTGATGACCATCTATATGAAAGATACAGGTTTTCTGCAGATGGCATCAGGTATCTATGCAGACTACTGGGTCCCAGGATTAAGCACCGCACTGCACGGAGCCATGCACTGAGTGTGGAGCAAATGGTTTGTGTGGCCTTGCGCTTTTTTGCTAGTGGAGCCTTCCTGTACTCAGTGGGGGATGCAGAACAGCTGAACAAGGCCACAATTTGCCGCACAATAAGGAGTGTGTGTCTGGCTATCAAAGCATTAGCAGATGTCTTCATCTCCTTCCCTGGCCACAGAAGACTCTGTGACATGAAAGAGGAGTTCTATAGGATTGCAG GTTTCCCCAATGTCATTGGTGCAGTGGACTGCACACACATAAGGATAAAAGCCCCCTCAGGTGCCCATGAGGCCGATTTTGTGAATAGGAAATCCTTTCACAGCATTAATGTTCAG ATGGTCTGCAATGCTGACTGTGTGATCAGCAATGTTGTGGCAAAATGGCCTGGCTCAGTCCATAACTCCAGAATCTTTCAGGCCTCTGAAATCTATCAGTGCCTATCACAAG GTGAATTCTCTGGTGTGTTGCTGGGAGACAGGGGGTATGGCTGCCAGCCTTTTCTCCTGACACCTTTCACAGACCCCCAGGAAGCACAGCAGGCCTACAACCATGCCCATGCCAGGACCAGGGCCAGAGTTGAAATGACCTTTGGCCTCCTGAAGGCACGCTTTCACTGCCTTCACAAATTAAGGGTCAACCCTGTTAGGGCATGTGATATTACTGTGGCTTGTGCTGTCCTCCACAATGTGGCCTGCCTGAGGAAGGAGAGGGCCCCCAGAGTGCCACCAGCCATGGACTGGGACAATCCGGCAATCTTCCCTGATGACGACAGTGGTCGGCTGCTGAGGGACCAATATGTGTTGAATTATTTTAGTTAG